The Bos javanicus breed banteng chromosome 11, ARS-OSU_banteng_1.0, whole genome shotgun sequence genome includes a window with the following:
- the CHCHD5 gene encoding coiled-coil-helix-coiled-coil-helix domain-containing protein 5 isoform X1 → MQAALEITARYCSRELEQYGQCVAAKPESWQRDCHHLKMSIAQCTSAHPIIRQIRQACSEPFKAFEECLRQNEAAMGNCAEHVRRFLQCAEQVQPTHRPSTLEVLVMALRIF, encoded by the exons AT GCAGGCGGCCCTGGAGATCACTGCTCGCTACTGCAGCCGGGAGCTGGAGCAGTATGGCCAGTGTGTGGCAGCCAAACCGGAGTCATGGCAGCGAGACTGTCACCACCTTAAGATGAGCATTGCCCAGTGCACATCCGCCCA CCCAATCATCCGTCAGATCCGCCAGGCCTGTTCGGAGCCTTTCAAGGCCTTTGAGGAATGTCTTCGACAGAATGAGGCCGCCATGGGCAACTGTGCGGAGCATGTGCGCCGATTCCTGCAGTGTGCAGAGCAGGTACAGCCGACACATAGACCCTCCACCTTGGAG
- the CHCHD5 gene encoding coiled-coil-helix-coiled-coil-helix domain-containing protein 5 isoform X3, translating to MQAALEITARYCSRELEQYGQCVAAKPESWQRDCHHLKMSIAQCTSAHPIIRQIRQACSEPFKAFEECLRQNEAAMGNCAEHVRRFLQCAEQVQPTHRPSTLEHNPHGS from the exons AT GCAGGCGGCCCTGGAGATCACTGCTCGCTACTGCAGCCGGGAGCTGGAGCAGTATGGCCAGTGTGTGGCAGCCAAACCGGAGTCATGGCAGCGAGACTGTCACCACCTTAAGATGAGCATTGCCCAGTGCACATCCGCCCA CCCAATCATCCGTCAGATCCGCCAGGCCTGTTCGGAGCCTTTCAAGGCCTTTGAGGAATGTCTTCGACAGAATGAGGCCGCCATGGGCAACTGTGCGGAGCATGTGCGCCGATTCCTGCAGTGTGCAGAGCAGGTACAGCCGACACATAGACCCTCCACCTTGGAG
- the CHCHD5 gene encoding coiled-coil-helix-coiled-coil-helix domain-containing protein 5 isoform X2, with product MQAALEITARYCSRELEQYGQCVAAKPESWQRDCHHLKMSIAQCTSAHPIIRQIRQACSEPFKAFEECLRQNEAAMGNCAEHVRRFLQCAEQVQPTHRPSTLEAHPLPAS from the exons AT GCAGGCGGCCCTGGAGATCACTGCTCGCTACTGCAGCCGGGAGCTGGAGCAGTATGGCCAGTGTGTGGCAGCCAAACCGGAGTCATGGCAGCGAGACTGTCACCACCTTAAGATGAGCATTGCCCAGTGCACATCCGCCCA CCCAATCATCCGTCAGATCCGCCAGGCCTGTTCGGAGCCTTTCAAGGCCTTTGAGGAATGTCTTCGACAGAATGAGGCCGCCATGGGCAACTGTGCGGAGCATGTGCGCCGATTCCTGCAGTGTGCAGAGCAGGTACAGCCGACACATAGACCCTCCACCTTGGAG GCACACCCacttcctgcctcctga